A window from Fusarium musae strain F31 chromosome 8, whole genome shotgun sequence encodes these proteins:
- a CDS encoding hypothetical protein (CAZy:GH30), whose protein sequence is MLFSLVLPTLAFQASLALGDTSVTVNTSQKLQVIDGFGVSEAYGHAKQFQNLGPGPQKEGLDLLFNTTTGAGLSIIRNKIGCDASNSITSTNTDNPDKQAVYHFDGDDDGQVWFSKQAMSYGVDTIYANAWSAPVYMKSAQSMGRLCGTPGVSCSSGDWRHRYVEMIAEYLSYYKQAGIPVSHVGFLNEGDGSDFMLSTAEQAADVIPLLHSALQSKGLGDIKMTCCDNIGWKSQMDYTAKLAELEVEKYLSVITSHEYSSSPDQPMNTTLPTWMSEGAANDQAFATAWYVNGGSNEGFTWAVKIAQGIVNADLSAYIYWEGVETNNKGSLSHVIDTDGTKFTISSILWAIAHWSRHIRPGAHRLSTSGVVQDTIVGAFENVDGSVVMVLTNSGTAAQTVDLGVSGSSFSTAQAFTSDAEAQMVDTKVTLSDGRVKVTVPVHGVVTVKLTTAKSSKPVSTAVSAQSAPTPTSVKHTLAHQKTSSTTLSTAKAPTSTQTASVVESAKAVKYPVPPVASKGSSKSVSKKGTKKTTTKKGSHQSHKAHSATHRRCRHGSYRRGHCTK, encoded by the coding sequence ATGCTCTTCTCGCTCGTTCTTCCTACCCTTGCCTTTCAAGCCAGCCTGGCGCTCGGCGATACATCCGTTACTGTCAACACCAGCCAGAAACTCCAGGTCATCGATGGCTTTGGTGTCTCAGAAGCCTACGGCCACGCCAAACAATTCCAAAACCTCGGTCCTGGACCACAGAAAGAGGGCCTCgatcttctcttcaacactaCAACCGGCGCAGGCTTATCCATCATCCGAAACAAGATCGGCTGCGACGCCTCCAactccatcaccagcaccaacaccGACAACCCAGATAAGCAGGCTGTTTACCATTTtgacggcgatgatgatggtcagGTATGGTTTAGCAAACAGGCCATGAGCTATGGTGTAGATACTATCTACGCTAATGCTTGGTCTGCGCCTGTATACATGAAGTCAGCCCAGAGTATGGGCCGTCTCTGCGGTACACCTGGTGTGTCGTGCTCCTCTGGAGATTGGAGACATCGTTACGTTGAGATGATAGCTGAGTACCTCTCCTACTACAAGCAGGCTGGCATCCCAGTGTCGCACGTTGGATTCCTCAATGAGGGTGACGGCTCGGACTTTATGCTCTCAACTGCCGAACAGGCTGCAGATGTCATTCCTCTTCTACACAGCGCTTTGCAGTCCAAGGGCCTTGGCGATATCAAGATGACGTGCTGTGATAACATCGGTTGGAAGTCACAGATGGACTATACCGCCAAgctggctgagcttgaggtgGAGAAGTATCTATCTGTCATCACATCCCACGAGTACTCCAGCAGCCCCGACCAGCCTATGAACACTACATTGCCAACCTGGATGTCCGAGGGAGCTGCCAATGACCAGGCATTTGCCACAGCGTGGTACGTCAACGGCGGTTCCAACGAAGGTTTCACATGGGCAGTCAAGATCGCACAAGGCATCGTCAATGCCGACCTCTCAGCGTATATCTACTGGGAGGGCGTTGAGACCAACAACAAGGGGTCTCTATCTCACGTCATCGACACGGACGGTACCAAGTTTACCATATCCTCGATTCTCTGGGCCATTGCTCACTGGTCGCGCCATATTCGCCCTGGGGCGCATAGACTTTCGACTTCAGGTGTTGTGCAAGATACGATTGTTGGTGCGTTTGAGAACGTTGATGGCAGTGTCGTCATGGTGCTCACCAACTCTGGCACTGCTGCTCAGACTGTGGACCTGGGTGTTTCGGGAAgtagcttctcaacagctcAGGCTTTCACTTCGGATGCTGAGGCGCAGATGGTCGATACCAAGGTGACTCTGTCCGACGGTCGTGTCAAGGTTACGGTCCCGGTGCACGGTGTCGTCACTGTGAAGCTCACAACAGCAAAGAGCTCCAAACCGGTCTCAACTGCTGTTTCTGCGCAATCTGCTCCCACTCCAACTAGTGTTAAGCACACCTTGGCTCACCAGAagacttcttcaacaacactcTCGACCGCCAAGGCCCCAACCTCCACTCAGACTGCCTCTGTAGTTGAGTCAGCCAAGGCGGTGAAATACCCTGTCCCCCCTGTAGCATCCAAGGGATCCTCGAAGAGTGTTTCCAAGAAGGGTACCAAGAAGACCACTACGAAGAAGGGCTCCCACCAATCGCACAAGGCGCATAGTGCTACTCATCGTCGATGCCGCCATGGAAGTTACCGTCGTGGCCACTGCACCAAATAA
- a CDS encoding hypothetical protein (EggNog:ENOG41) — protein MRSTHFFAGAFAALAQAAPTVDETYPYNGPDIPIGDWVDHTINGNANHTGFIRLVEPPAVRPGYANATNNVNVISLSYIPAQNGGDTVGINIHYQTPFGLGQAPLVNWGTSASYLNNVAIGSTATYDRTPPCSLVHMTQCSQFFHNVQIEHLQPGTTYFYQIPAANGTTESTVLSFTTAQAAGDPSQFSIAINNDMGYTNANGSYFYMNKSMYDEEGLAFVWHGGDLSYADDWYSGIVQCNLSAWPVCYNGSFSSLPNNDTNPDYFNTSLPAGEIPNQGSPRGGDVGVLYETNWDLWQQWMNNITMKIPYIVLPGNHEVTCADHDNPPYVLSSYLNENKTNTTMHGNNPNATLTYYSCPPSQRNFTAFQNRFSMAGDKSGGVGNFWHSFDYGLVHFVSIDTETDYANSPDKTFREDIEKAKKEEDCKGKDQDEPKCKTRTESATSTSTSSWSCTPLPTDDVYDTDDLEEETYLESGKAHPLRNETYVTDAGPFGYIEGSIHDNKAYQQYQWLREDLKNVDRCKTPWVIIMGHRPMYSSHDNASYHLHLREAFEGLFLKNKVDLYIAGHVHWYERLKPIGNCHVDIHAIKNHSKTNGVYEVRPGQSMVHLINGAAGNIESHATINKSLPIPDITAHRNLTSFGFSKLTVFNATTLSWKFIQGHDGLVGDKLTVHKDPKLTCKDYKTYSPSSSFGSSCSSECSGSGVLAWLYCNIYCASFGEALKV, from the exons ATGAGGTCGACACATTTCTTCGCAGGTGCTTTCGCTGCACTTGCTCAAGCAGCACCAACTGTCGACGAGACATACCCATATAATGGACCTGATATCCCCATCGGCGACTGGGTTGACCATACGATTAATGGCAACGCCAACCACACTGGATTCATCCGTCTGGTTGAACCCCCAGCTGTACGTCCTGGCTATGCCAATGCTACCAACAACGTCAATGTCATCTCACTATCATACATACCTGCCCAGAATGGAGGGGACACTGTTGGCATCAATATCCATTACCAAACGCCCTTTGGTCTTGGTCAGGCACCCTTGGTGAATTGGGGTACCAGTGCTTCGTATTTAAACAACGTGGCTATCGGCTCAACCGCAACATACGACCGCACTCCTCCCTGCTCTCTCGTGCACATGACTCAATGCAGTCAATTCTTTCACAACGTGCAGATAGAGCATCTTCAACCGGGTACAACCTATTTCTACCAGATCCCTGCTGCGAATGGTACAACCGAGTCTACTGTTTTGAGTTTTACAACGGCCCAGGCTGCAGGCGACCCATCGCAATTCAGTATCGCTATCAACAATGATATGGGATATACCAATGCCAATGGATCGTACTTTTACATGAACAAAAGCATGTATGATGAGGAAGGCCTCGCTTTTGTGTGGCACGGCGGAGATCTCAGCTACGCGGATGACTGGTACTCTGGCATCGTACAGTGCAACTTGTCAGCTTGGCCCGTCTGCTATAACGGCAGCTTTAGTAGCTTGCCCAACAACGACACCAACCCCGATTATTTCAACACGTCTCTTCCGGCAGGTGAGATTCCAAATCAAGGCAGCCCTCGGGGCGGCGATGTCGGTGTCCTCTATGAAACCAACTGGGATCTTTGGCAGCAGTGGAtgaacaacatcaccatgaaGATCCCGTACATTGTCCTCCCTGGCAATCATGAGGTCACATGTGCCGACCATGATAACCCTCCATATGTCCTATCGTCATATCTCAATgagaacaaaacaaacaCTACAATGCATGGCAATAACCCCAACGCCACGCTCACGTATTATTCATGTCCGCCTTCCCAACGCAATTTCACAGCTTTCCAGAACCGCTTCTCTATGGCAGGTGACAAGTCCGGAGGCGTCGGGAATTTCTGGCATTCATTCGACTACGGCCTTGTTCATTTCGTATCTATCGATACGGAAACGGACTACGCTAACAGTCCCGACAAGACATTCCGTGAGGAtattgagaaggccaagaaagaagaagactgtAAAGGCAAGGATCAGGATGAGCCCAAGTGCAAGACTAGGACGGAATCGGCTACGTCTACGTCTACGTCCTCGTGGAGCTGTACCCCGCTTCCGACAGATGATGTCTATGATACAGATgatctggaggaggagacaTATCTTGAGTCTGGGAAAGCTCATCCTTTGCGAAACGAGACGTATGTCACTGATGCTGGGCCTTTTGGATACATTGAGGGTTCCATCCATGACAACAAGGCTTATCAGCAATATCAGTGGTTGAGGGAAGATCTTAAAAACGTTGATCGGTGCAAAACACCCTGGGTTATCATTATGGGTCATCGTCCCATGTACAGCTCCCACGATAACGCCAGCTATCATCTGCACCTTCGTGAGGCCTTCGAGGGGTTGTTCCTGAAGAACAAGGTTGATTTGTACATCGCCGG ACACGTTCACTGGTATGAGCGTCTCAAGCCTATAGGAAACTGCCACGTCGACATTCATGCGATCAAGAACCATAGTAAGACGAATGGTGTTTACGAGGTGAGGCCTGGACAATCTATggtccatctcatcaacggCGCTGCTGGAAACATCGAGAGCCACGCGACCATTAACAAGTCCTTGCCCATCCCCGACATAACAGCTCACCGTAACTTGACCAGTTTTGGCTTTTCCAAGCTGACTGTTTTCAACGCAACAACTCTGTCTTGGAAGTTCATCCAGGGTCATGATGGTCTCGTCGGTGACAAACTCACTGTTCACAAGGATCCGAAGTTGACTTGCAAGGATTACAAGACTTATAGCCCATCTAGCTCGTTTGgttcctcttgttcttctgagTGCTCTGGATCTGGTGTGCTGGCCTGGCTCTACTGCAATATCTATTGTGCCAGCTTTGGGGAGGCGCTTAAGGTTTAA
- a CDS encoding hypothetical protein (EggNog:ENOG41), with the protein MIPIAELGRRLIPRILDDMSRDEPDRVIYSIAKSADISEGFDEITARDFADAVNKTAWWLEGLVGKSESFQTIGYIGLRNSIEAALGLLEATKCALWVHPVDYPPYPLVEKIQQTRELRILEIPTVAELLEASSSPNYPYIKTYDEAMGDPFCILHTSGTTGLPKPIYLSNGLLATMDAARILPPFEGDNGTRPWATLYEKGDRLYSPCVLLHGPGIFMNLFATFLFDTHSVMGPVGVHPDMNLLASLADHGNIDIWHFMPVYVNELGQRPEVLEKFRSSKFIGAGGGPVSAELAAKVNEVIEKGLFKQRAIKNEHLALHQGIFHTFPDVDEFNFKDLIIKHPRKPNLWLYMGRSNDIICLEDAQKLSPIETENMICAHPSVKGCVMAL; encoded by the exons ATGATACCCATCGCAGAACTCGGCAGGAGGCTCATTCCTCGTATCCTGGATGACATGTCTAGAGATGAACCGGATCGAGTTATCTACTCCATCGCCAAGTCTGCTGATATCTCTGAGGGTTTTGACGAGATCACGGCTCGCGACTTTGCTGACGCGGTGAACAAGACCGCCTGGTGGCTGGAAGGCCTTGTTGGCAAGAGCGAATCGTTTCAGACGATTGGCTATATTGGACTAC GTAACAGCATTGAAGCTGCGCTGGGTCTTCTCGAAGCGACAAAATGTGCCCTTTGGGTTCATCCCGTCGACTACCCACCGTATCCTCTGGTCGAAAAGATCCAACAGACCCGGGAACTGCGTATTCTAGAGATCCCCACTGTCGCTGAACTCCTCGAAGCGTCTAGCTCACCTAATTATCCTTACATCAAGACCTACGACGAAGCTATGGGTGACCCGTTCTGCATCCTCCATACATCTGGTACCACAGGACTGCCGAAGCCTATTTACCTCAGCAACGGCTTGCTTGCTACCATGGACGCCGCTCGCATTTTACCACCGTTTGAGGGTGACAATGGGACTCGTCCGTGGGCAACCTTGTATGAAAAGGGCGATAGACTGTATTCCCCTTGTGTACTTCTTCAT GGTCCCGGGATCTTCATGAACCTGTTTGCGACGTTCCTTTTTGACACGCATAGCGTCATGGGTCCCGTCGGCGTTCACCCTGACATGAATCTGCTTGCGTCACTTGCAGACCATGGCAACATTGATATTTGGCACTTCATGCCTGTGTACGTCAATGAACTGGGCCAACGCCCAGAAGTACTAGAAAAGTTCAGATCATCCAAGTTTATCGGAGCTGGTGGAG GTCCTGTTAGCGCAGAGCTCGCCGCCAAGGTGAACGAAGTC ATCGAGAAGGGTTTGTTTAAGCAGCGTGCTATCAAGAATGAGCACTTGGCTCTGCATCAGGGAATCTTTCATACATttcctgatgttgatgaattCAACTTCAAAGACTTAATCATCAAACACCCGAGGAAGCCTAATCTCTGGCTTTACATGGGTAGAAGTAACGACATCATCTGTTTGGAAGATGCGCAGAAGCTGTCTCCCATTGAGACGGAGAACATGATCTGTGCTCATCCCAGTGTCAAAGGATGTGTCATG GCTCTATAG
- a CDS encoding hypothetical protein (EggNog:ENOG41), whose product MALSAERRRSKYLELKAAVLQKELDKTETLSDFDKAFDLREEERARNDQSRRLVQIASKAEEEMETAEQNLLQ is encoded by the exons ATGGCCCTTTCTGCTGAGAGAAGGAGGTCCAAGTATCTCGAGCTAAAGGCCGCTGTGCTACAAAAGGAGCTCGACAAGACAGAGACATTGAGCGACTTTGATAAAGCATTCGACCTTCGTGAAGAGGAGCGGGCTCGCAACGACCAATCTCGACGTCTTGTACAGATTGCTA GTAAAGCCGAGGAGGAAATGGAGACAGCAGAGCAGAACCTTTTGCAGTAG
- a CDS encoding hypothetical protein (EggNog:ENOG41): MSATPDEAFSVYGLWSKRLMIVSVSLFALLGTMSTSMYYPALPTVARDLGVSITDVNLQILQGIAPTFVGSFSDSSGRRLAYIACFSVFLVANITLALQNTYGGLLALRCVQSAGAGGLIPLASGVIADIVEPAERGSYMAWATVAPVLGPALAPVLGGVFTRYLGWHSIFWFLAIGCIVLGVLFLFFFPETNRKLVGNGSRAPPRLSQPFYLFFTQRNKQQQGEATERRPMSFPNPFAILKVVLDKEGAVVLAGNGVINILIAGVNTGLPPLMMTLYDLSEVQTSLCFLAFGIGSAVCTVITGRLMDKAYRRTAAKHNIPLKLARRDPNMPVEHARLQVTWPHIAAAIAGLLGYGWTLNKPTHLAGPMIFLFIIGYTTTAVAQALNALMVDLFPQDAATASAANNLIRCSLGAAITAAIQPLTDAVQPGWTYTIFAGFLLIIVPFFIALTQFGPDWRAVRMQRGITDQGEENNIVQVIENGEAKAA, translated from the exons ATGTCTGCCACACCAGACGAAGCCTTCTCCGTGTACGGTCTCTGGTCGAAACGTCTGATGATAGTATCTGTGTCGCTATTCGCGCTCCTCGGTACCATGTCTACCAGCATGTATTATCCTGCGCTACCCACTGTGGCTCGTGATCTTGGCGTATCCATCACGGATGTCAATCT CCAGATCCTCCAAGGCATCGCCCCCACCTTCGTCGGCAGCTTTTCAGACTCAAGTGGCCGCCGTCTCGCTTACATCGCATGTTTCTCAGTTTTCCTTGTCGCCAACATTACACTGGCACTGCAGAACACCTATGGTGGGCTTCTTGCGCTACGGTGTGTTCAGAGTGCAGGCGCCGGTGGATTGATTCCTCTCGCCAGTGGTGTTATTGCCGATATTGTCGAGCCAGCTGAGCGAGGATCATACATGGCCTGGGCTACCGTTGCTCCTGTTCTTGGTCCTGCTCTGGCACCTGTGCTAGGCGGTGTCTTTACTCGCTATCTTGGATGGCATTCCATCTTTTGGTTCCTAGCTATCGGATGCATCGTGCTGGGTGtcttgtttctcttcttctttcccgAGACGAACCGTAAGCTTGTTGGCAACGGATCACGCGCGCCACCACGACTCAGTCAGCCATTTTACTTGTTCTTCACTCAGAGGaacaagcagcagcagggaGAGGCGACGGAACGGAGGCCCATGTCTTTTCCTAATCCTTTCGCTATCTTGAAGGTGGTCTTGGACAAGGAAGGTGCAGTGGTGCTTGCTGGAAATGGCGTGATCAACATACTGATAGCCGGTGTCAACACAGGCCTTCCGCCGCTTATGATGACCCTCTACGATCTTTCAGAAGTACAGACATCTCtctgcttcttggcttttggtATTGGTAGCGCTGTCTGTACCGTCATCACGGGCCGACTCATGGACAAGGCCTACCGAAGAACAGCTGCTAAGCATAATATCCCGCTCAAGCTCGCCCGTCGGGACCCAAATATGCCAGTAGAGCACGCCCGCCTGCAAGTAACATGGCCACACATCGCCGCCGCTATCGCTGGTCTCCTTGGGTACGGATGGACGTTGAACAAACCAACCCATCTCGCCGGGCCCATGATCTTCCTCTTTATCATCGGCTACACCACCACGGCCGTCGCGCAAGCTCTGAATGCTCTCATGGTTGATCTCTTTCCGCAAGACGCGGCCACTGCAAGTGCGGCCAATAACTTAATACGCTGCAGTTTGGGCGCTGCCATAACTGCTGCTATCCAACCTTTGACCGATGCGGTTCAGCCTGGTTGGACATACACCATCTTTGCGGGCTTCCTTCTGATAATTGTTCCCTTTTTCATTGCATTGACTCAATTTGGGCCAGACTGGCGAGCGGTTCGCATGCAGCGAGGCATCACTGACCAGGGAGAGGAGAACAATATTGTGCAAGTTATAGAGAATGGAGAAGCGAAGGCTGCTTGA